ATGCATGATATACTGGGCAGTGAGACATCACCCAGATAACCCACCCAACATCCTCCCTTATCCTAACTGCAGCCATTTCAATGAAGCTAGGGCTGGTACCTTTCCACTTCTGATTCCCAGAAGTCCTGCAAGGCTCCCCCCTCATTACTGGCCTTCTCCTATCCACAGTTATGAAATTCCCACCAATTACCCTACTCTATATAACTTCCCTGTCCCTCAACCCTGCGCTACTAACCACCCTAGCCATTCTTTCCGTAGCCCTAGGAGGCTGAATAGGATTAAACCAAACACAAACCCGAAAAATTATGGCCTTCTCCTCTATCTCTCACCTAGGCTGAATGGCCATTATCCTGATCTACTATCCTAAACTTACTCTCCTCAACTTCTACCTATACGCCATAATGACTGCTGCCGTATTCCTAACCCTAAACTCAATAAAAGTCCTAAACCTATCAACACTAATAACCGCATGAACAAAAGCACCTTCACTTAGCACAATCCTCCTACTAACACTCCTATCATTAGCCGGCCTCCCCCCTCTGACTGGCTTCCTCCCAAAATGACTCATTATTCAAGAACTAACTAAACAAGACATAGCCCCAACAGCAATCATTATCTCTCTTCTCTCACTGCTAAGCCTCTTCTTCTATCTTCGTCTTGCATATTGTGCAACAATCACACTTCCACCTCACACAACAAACCACATGAAACAGTGACATACCAATAAACCAATTAACTCCTCAATCGCCGTTCTAACCACACTATCCATCATGCTCCTCCCAGCTTCCCCCATACTTATTACCATTATTTAAAGAGAAACTTAGGTTTACTGAAACCGAAGGCCTTCAAAGCCTTAAACAAGAGTTAGACCCTCTTAGTTTCTGTTAAAATCCGCAGGACGTTACCCTGCATCCCCTGAATGCAACTCAGATGCTTTAATTAAGCT
The genomic region above belongs to Corvus hawaiiensis isolate SB33 mitochondrion, complete genome and contains:
- the ND2 gene encoding NADH dehydrogenase subunit 2 — protein: MNPQAKLIFVTSLLLGTTITISSNHWIMAWTGLEINTLAILPLISKSHHPRAIEAATKYFLVQATASTLVLFSSMTNAWYTGQWDITQMTHPTSSLILTAAISMKLGLVPFHFWFPEVLQGSPLITGLLLSTVMKFPPITLLYMTSLSLNPALLTTLAILSVALGGWMGLNQTQTRKIMAFSSISHLGWMAIILIYYPKLTLLNFYLYAMMTAAVFLTLNSMKVLNLSTLMTAWTKAPSLSTILLLTLLSLAGLPPLTGFLPKWLIIQELTKQDMAPTAIIISLLSLLSLFFYLRLAYCATITLPPHTTNHMKQWHTNKPINSSIAVLTTLSIMLLPASPMLITII